In Miscanthus floridulus cultivar M001 chromosome 8, ASM1932011v1, whole genome shotgun sequence, the sequence GTAAAAGTGAtgttactgtaaaaatggttaataacaaagttataggtaacttctgtatatatcttgtgtcaaaatttcaggatAATagaccaaagggtttaggagttatagctgtttaaagttagtattccgaaatgctcgctctctggaatttctggacagcactggcttgattgtctgttttggttaagatagattgtgaattagcttttggttattaaataagagttgtagacaattttataagctttccagaaagttcaagatcacaacatttggataagtagaacttcagttatgagtaaaacaagtagctgttgttttgtgatatagtagatgcattattgaagtagttaattaaataatcaagaagagatatgcacatactcagtagaacatgaagCACTAGTttttacttcagcaccatgatgttaagaatacatgcaagaatgcattcatcatgtatcatcatattatacttgtcaacatatatgcattcacaatctcttatgccatattcatgcatctaggatcgatagAGGAGATAACATTGTTGGAGTTCGataaaggagaggaaggggaccagcaggagattcctcaagccgcagctcctgaagaagaggagcagaacctagaagagcttctggagtgccctgatcaccgccccacttcctttctgaaaggcaagccccaaagcattctaagtctcctagtattttataaaatattactcaagttcttatgattgatgcattaggttataagagttgattggaaccacttgatgtatataaattccttgtccagatatttacacctttaaccctgtgtaggtctaggatcgaatatatgcttagccatgcttagaccgctagaagtcgggtgatttccggtcacctgcgagatataggtggataccgaagcatggttggctatatttgctatcatgaaaaagaaccatggggtaatataaatcaaggccaggcggagtctatgtgtaggttgactcatgtgattctgtctgtgccgatcaaggaccgtaccgttgttggaacttctgacaagattgaacgcatgcctatcacttagctagccggataactcattttgactgtgaagccgagtagctcaactcaggcctggccccattctgttgtgcgttccttgtagggagccagactgagcccaagggcaggctaggcctgaacgtcctggcatttggtgtccccgattgtgcggcgcggtacgaacccacgaaatgtgaacctgagttgtaccaaaggtgaccgttgatcgggtttgcctgggtttgtgttaggaataaattcccagctggttgaaatcgattcgaatcgccatctctcctggatagtggaAAACTTGgatagctccagcatcgtagtaactgtgttatggaacatgatggttcgaatgaatatggaattacaatacctactatggttactattatgtgctattaaaatgatataccatatgtttgacacaggatagttgctaatttagagatggatagtcataattaacttgataacagaattataatggtataatttagttaattgctttttatgcaaaatgttttcaagctacatccacttatacagccttgcatgatccttggagtcatttgatttctggtttatgatgggtaagtctagctgagtaccttcttgtactcaggattttattttccattgttgcagatggcactgtgtattatggttattgcaagagttgcttctatcccactgtggatgaggagtaagccttgggcagacttctttattaatccttctacatgcttttgtggattgtgatcgtatgttggcactgtattaaactatgttggaaacttactttcaaacttaatttgcttccgcttttatctattaaacttggtttgtaataactttgtttcatactctgatgatggaaatataTCTGTAAACTTTATATAATAtgcgacatgtatgttgaatcatgtatgatcttggttgttgtaaatcgtttatcgagacccgtcgtggtactcgacggactaccgggtttatatgggttcaaatatgacagtgcgaccgcttgcgggctgccattgtacttgtactcttataaattggtcggttctacgacacttatcttgcccttgtaaatgtccccatgtggcattatggatttaagtctCTCCCTAACTTCATAAtctactatcctccctttctcggaccattatcacttgtaaattattaccattaccacttgtaaattattatgatcgaggttgcttttggtcctacaaattctctccctttggaatcaaacaccgaaaagaaagacattagtagcataagagagggtcaaactttgtaatcctttgtatgtggagtggaataggtcataaaatttgactctcgcattacatagactaagctccccctaaatatatgcatacatatgatggagaatgtagtttatgcataattgacaaattaatgctcaagggagtttaatctatataatgcttgGAGAAAGCATatgaataccaaagtgaaatcaacatgatgatatcggtttagaaataccacatgtggaacccaatttgatttataccacttgcaataggtggtggatatttgaagtatgatgcttaactctggagactccattttccttgcaatgagactactagacacatgataagcttgaaaaggtgttagtctcaaagcatctaacttgtagagtaacctccccataaatttgtgcacacaagtatggaatacttgtaggagacatgcacattgattttagaataaaaaataccacttgaaagatgacatcacatgaatgtgagaatcattttcaaaagtgatattcgggagaaattatctacaatttggactttggcacatattagatgaacaattgtaaaacaagctatgtgccatgctcctaaacaatttaaaccatgtaggtttgctccaagggttaagagtgaaaccgagcaagcctatcataagatatacctagtgtatgcaagataaaagattaaacatgcaaatgcaaacctaggcataaaaaggaactagatgctaattgagattgcaagaaattaaatctagttacctaacatgggaaggggaatttgggtctatagtattcactaaccacttggcaattaccttatccataatgatgcaccctatgaaatgcacccatagtttgccaagtctccaaattccccaaagttcatcggacttctcacttccctttcgggatccaaaccttcttgatgCCCTTCATGTTGGAAATTATCTCCTTTAGCACCCAAacgcgtttggccccattgttggcttgcttgttcaccttgatggccaccaccttgtcatttttcttcttcttcaatagataaggtgtggaggcctttttgtccaccttgttggtgtaggtgttggagagcttgcttgttccctttttgtttttctctttcttcttagctcctcccccattttttaccttgcactcataggacatgtgaccttccttgtggcacacgtagcaaactacGATTTATTCTTCATCAagtttcttcactcccttgacggtgttatcttgatgaagttgagcttgctctattttgccttttacttgagtcaagtcattGGTAAGGCGagtcacttcttgcttgagttgctcattctccattgcaacctcttgtatgcatgtatctacaataattttctcaacataaacttggttgcacaagggtgagtctaaatataaatcattgcaagaagtagaagcatcctttttaggcatgtcaaagatagagcttttctttttaggtgccttggtgagggttgtaccgttggcttcaagattagcaactttattagttagctcatcacaatgtttgcacatgtttttcattttagcaagcaaacttttataagcatcttgagagctagctaacttttcttttaatttttcatttttctttacaagttgctcatcattgattatgcatgcatttgttgttgcactagcctcaagttgcccaactttagtagatagttcaatattgagattagcaaatgtctcatattgttcgagcaaggttttatatgcttcttgtaaactatctagcttttcttgtaaTATTTTtaacttcttttgttgactagtgcaacttttagcatatttaagattttcttgcacaagttgctcataagaaggtagctcatcatcactatcactattattgtcactatcactagggatagactttttgttacctcgtgccataaggcacactcgTGAAGtgtttgatgatgagtgcttgtaccctcgcctcttgtgatggtcttctttttcacttgaagaatcatcctattaccttattgatgtgagggattTGTCCTTGcacgtcttcttctttgtcttgggtgtgagcttgtttaggcaaacttccacaaagtgcccaaactcaccgcatccatagtatcatttctttctttgctcatttctttgattggtgaagatgaaatcttgaatttggatgggcacatccttgacattgagcttttagatcatcttctccaccttgttgataagtttgattgattcttcatcaaggtcagaggtggaggaggaagattgatcatcatcacttgattcttcatcatcatcatcctcatcttcttcttcttcttcacttgaggagcttgagcttgagcttgagcttgtctcaacttgttttcccttcatcttctttttctcactacatgcgagagctttgcctttgcttgatgatgaggcttcttcttgacccattttCTGTGATATTTCAaataccactatcttgccaatgactatggccagggtcatggtgctcaagtcctccatgttgtgaaggatggtgatggtgcttgcatatttcttttatggtagcacagagatgatcttcctcatgatgtccgcatcatctcacttcgttaatcctattgaatggagctcattgataattagattcaaacgagaatacatatcatgaacaagttcatcatcattcattttaaaggaatcataattttgtttagctagataatgtttttattcatggacattagttgtgccgtcaaggagctcttggagttttaaccaaatttcatgtgccatatttaaagtgaacacttggttaaacacatccatactaaaagattcaaacaagcaatttttagctctagcattgaaataaatttctttttcttcactctttgtgggtttatcggaatttttaatgggtttcatcccatcacgagtgactctccaaacacccaaatctaccgcctcaaggtgacaagccattctagctttatagtaggggaagttagtgtcgtcaaagtacggaggactaaaggtatctatcccaaccactctaaatagcgtcggctcaacggcggtgaagccaaaggtccaaattgagccaaccggctctaataccaattaaaagggaccgtgacgcctaagagaggggtAAAGTatgcaacttaaaactctaactctaaacaatggtttttttctaaccttagcaaaacctatgcaaaaagataaactatctaaatgtgcaactacggttttgctagcgtgttgctatctctaccgcaaaagaaggtATGCAAAcgatgtaaatgcgaaagctaaagagtaaggtagagatatgcaaactcccgtcgacgattctggtatttttaccgaggtatcgagaagcgtacaagcttctccctagtcctcgttggagcccctcgcaaggaatccctcgcaagggccaagctcccggtcgggtaactccgtggatagcctcgagccttccccacgcgtaagtgggtctccaacgtgcgttccggcaagcctctcccgcaTGCTCCTCGCCGTcctcactatcaagcttccggtcgaaacgccacgggtcttgttccctccggtacacggtggcggccacaccacaaacgcggttggtgtgatctcgtaaagctacaagcccctccgatgtacaacaatggtgcgcgcaagcaccgagtggtaaaaggtatgcaaacctcactaaacactaggcctaaacctagagcaaacgcataagcggtggtctaatcaacctaagcacttcgcaaagcacctacgctaatcacctaatgaatcactaagcgctatgcaagtggagatcactaaaacggtgtatcaacacccttggtatgtttcctcagctccacctctCAACTGGCCGGttgaggggtctatttataagccccatagagaaagtagccgttggagccGAAACCctctttctgctactgaccggacgcagctgtcgtactgaccggacgcgtccggtcgtcccgatcgTTGGAGCGcacgcgttgatcggactctaggctGAGTCCGATCAtcgtcgatcggacgcgtccggtcgcgctggcgccgctctagaacctttatGGACTTGATCGGACGCCACTGCCTGGCGCATACTGTCGTCCAcagccgctgcgtccggtcacgctgaattATTGTCCCaacgatgaacagtgaagtccgtccatccgatcgctgctgctgacgcctgctgttgccgagcaactgatcggacgcgtccggtcactcatagggctgtgtccggtcacttctgtggagctcgtttctttgcgatcttgcatcCAGCTTAGTTCCTATCTTCATACTTGGACTTTActtaatatcttgggtcttcttttgtgcttccaggatcttgcttatggtgttgatcatgggatcatcatgttgccttcgtccaagttaggtcttgcatcctattgaactacaaaacaattacttacaaatttattagtttaatttagttatgttggtcatcaaacaccaaaattcaaaataAATGGACTCGTCCATTTTGGTGATGGCATCCTGGCTGGCGTGAGGTGGTTAGAGTGTTCGCGTCGATGTCACGGTGGTTGTGTTTGTTGCTGCTGCTTGGGGGCTATAGCCAATGTGTTTGCTTTTTTGGTGTGCACACTCAACCTTGTTTGGGCTATGCCATTCCATCACTGCATTTGCGCACTGCATTTGTGATGCTCCTGAACCAGTCGAGCCTGCACAATCTTGAGGCATGACTGATGTTTGCACACTTTTGTTATTATTACTAGTTTACAGGAGCTTCGATTAGCTTTTAGTAGGTTATATAAATTCCAATAAGCATATTTGCCAGCTCACGAATCCCAGGGCGTTCGAAAAATAAACACCTATTATTTGACACCATGGTTTACCAAATGAAAAACAGGTCACTAGTACTATATATCTCAGTTATGTTAAGTATGTATCATTAAGATTTCTCCAGCACTGAACTCTTACTTTTTCCCCAGAAAATGGGTAGCACAACATTAATGGCAATCTTTATGCGTTTATCCTTCCTGATCAGCTAAACACACAATAATGCCAGTGTTCGGCTGGTATGGTTGTAGagaaatttggatggtttggaggaattctggagaaatttgggagagaaaaatactgttccggatgaaaaaagaagcgaatctaaagccaggtttaagggcacgcgaatgtTAATAGAAATACATAAATGGCTATCCATATGTCTTCCCTTTAACAGTTTGGCAGGTTGTACTTGGTGAATCTTCAGCGTCAGCTTGAGGCTCAGCGACCACCGTAACCGTCAATGGCTCGGCCGCATCACTGTGTGGCTCTTCAGCCTGAACGCTACTGACTCCATCAGCTTCGGCTGCCTGACCTTCCTGTGGTGTGTTGCCGTCAACAAGTCCCTCCTGGTGATGATGTACATTCAGAGACTCCTCTCCAGCAGTTTGTGCTTCCAAATCCAGGTCAATGCTGGTTGCTTTGGGGGCTGGAAGGAGCGAGACTCGACAAAGGGGGCAGGTGGTGTTTGTAGAGAGCCAGTGGTCGATCCAGTTGATATGGAAGGTATGTCCACAAGGAGGTATCTTCTGAAGCCGCTCATCCGGTTGATAGTCTGCTAGGCAGACAGAGCACCTGTCAACCATGATCAGGTGTTCAGAAGAAAACACAACTTAATGAAATAACAATGCAGAGACAAATGGCAGTACAAAGAAATGGCTAACATCAAGGGAAAATGGTCAAACAGGCGTGCCCTTCATACACAGGCGTGTTTTTATATGTTTTCCCCTCGCTAGCAAGCAGAATGGGGGAATTAACAGATGTAGGGGAGAAAACCCCTTCAGGCCTTCAGTAAGTATCTTTTACCAAATGACTCATGAATTTTCCTCATATAGGATTTAGGTATCAAGATGTCCAAAACTAGATATTCAAAAGATTAACTCACAGACTACTTCTGAACCCAAACGTGCAATTACATACTGATTGCTAAACATAGCACTATCACTGCCTATATTGGAAAGGTAGAGCATGTGTTTGGAAGGATCCCTATTTGTTACTGCATTGGCAATTGGCATTGTATTATTCTTTCATTGACACGATTTGACAAAAGATTTCAACCTATCAATTATCTAAATAGTGGCGAGCAGTACCAGTACTGAGGTTATTGATCTCCTTATGCAAAGAGACCAGGATATgtatataaatatttttttctctATCTAGTGGCCAGAACTAGACTGCTACCATCCATTACCAAGTTGACTCTTGAGTTATTTGATAGGTAAAAGAATCAGAAACTGGACAACAAAGCTATTATATCACTAATACTAGATCAAGAGTTTAGAAGTAAATCACTGACTGTGTCTCCTTGATCAAGAAACTCTCTTTGAAGATAACCACTGGCAACATTTCCCGCGTCTCCTTCTTTAAACCACACTCCAGCTATAAATGCAGATTTCGAACACAAAACAGAAAGAATGTTTAACATCCTGAGCATACCAACAAACTTGGAGAAACCAACTAATTTatcagaagaagaagagggcTGGCTTACTCTGGTATTATCTCCTCGTATCAAATTATTTGTCCTCATCCGCAAGGACTGCCAATTGGCCCTGCTCCGCCTCAGGTagaagaggtagaagaagagaagCAAGACAAATGTAAAGAAGACAGGCACGGAGAAGATGAAGGCCTGGTACAGCTTGAGCTCAGGCGATTCGGCTGAGCAGTAGTCTGGTGGATCTGGAGAGGTGCAAGACATCGTGAAATCACAATGCCCTACCGGCAAATAGCAACACAATCTACCTTTTAGTCCCAGCTGGTCCAAGAATTCTGGGTAAACCTTGTTAAATCTAGTGAGGTAAAGCTACACAAATGTGGCCAACGAACACTTGGGAGTTCCAATGAACCAGACGGCAAACACTATGCTGATCTCCCCCAAAATACAACAACCGGAAGTTTATCAATTGATACTAGCACGCGGAAGGGAAAGGACAAGGTCGAGTAAACACGAGTAAGCATTAGCGAGGGTGTCCTAGCCACTAAACGTCACAAGAATTGATGCCGTCACTACCAGTGATTTCTCTCTCTCGAGTGCATAGACTTCGTAGTGTGAAATAAACAAAACAATACAAGGGATAATCGAATATACTCTACCTAACTGCTCTCGAAATCTTTaggagcgagcgagagagagagagaaaaaattggAGGACACTCTGCGCTGTACCCACTATGTCGACCTGACAGCGCAATCCGCAAGAACCAGCAGCACGCGGAGAACTATAACTATTTGGAGGCAGCGGCATTCAGGGGACGGATTCAACGCTGCTGGGCATGGAGCGGGTGCGGACGGATCGCGGTTGGGACTCGAACGGAGGAGCTGAGATCAGGGCGGCGAGGGAGCGAAGTGGGGTCGCGGCAACAGGGGAGGCGGCAGGTTTCGCGTGGGGCACGAGCAGCACGGATCAGAAGGCGCAGGGAAGGGACGGCGAGAGGGACTACCGCGAATGCGAGAAGCGGCGGCGCCCGACCCGGGGCGGGGCGGCGGGGATCCGGTGGGGGATGTGGGCTTGGAGGGGAAGACGAGGAGACGAGCTGGCTGGGTTGGGACTTGCCAGTACTGGGACGGGAAATAGAGAGAGGGGAAGGTTGGGAGAAGAACGTGGCGAGCTGCCCAAATTTTTTacattttaactttttttttaagtttctcacaaatagatcaCTAGCGGAAAAAATTCAcaaaatagacccttagctcggcgtcattggtgctggcgccgagctaacacgtctcgacgTCGAGCTCCTGTGCACGATAGATGACATGGtagtgagctcggcgccagagtgactggcgccgagcctttaatacctatggGCCCCGCGCTCCCCTTCATCTCCCTCGCTCGCCCTAGTAGagcgacctccgccgccgccgccgcccgcgcccttgCCTCCATCGGCTGCCCTCGCCCGCGCCGCGCCCCAGCGGACGGCCCGCACCCCGCGGCCGTGCCACCCCCCCGCCGCGCCGTTGCCCGCGGCTGGCCGCCCGCGCCGCGACCAGCGGCCCTCCTCCGCCCTCCACCACCGTCCTCGCCTTAGCCTCGCCTTGGCCTCCACCGCCAGGCTCGGCCGGGGCCCGTCTTGCCGTCCTCCACcaccggcctcgccccgccttgccgccctcggccgcggccgttgtgcctcccgcgcccgtcgagccggactcgccgcGCGGAGCCTTGGGCATCCCGCGCCCGTCGCGCACCACCGCTGTcgtcggccgcgccaccgccgaccCCGCCACCTGCAGCGCCCGGCCGTGCCACCGCTGGCCCGGATCATCGGCCGGACCCACGCCCATCGTCCACTGTGACTCCGTCGACATCCGCGGatcagtcgttggaaaggtacctacttagttggcatttgttatttactagttaatatgATGACTCagatagttgatttagttagtgatctagtgagatatatatatcgatagatagaaacatagatacataggtacatagatatagttagatagctacttagatatgtagttacatatttagttaattacatatgatctagctatttagtgagtacactacatatatatacgtagttattatcttatttacttagtttgtagttagaaagtacttgttaggtactatctatcatctaatttggactaaatgacatatgtttcgttacgtgtttgaactagatggacaacctagtcaccatatatcatggaggcaccgttgaaagcgatcgctatgtatatgttgagtttgttgac encodes:
- the LOC136473888 gene encoding RING-H2 finger protein ATL58-like; this translates as MSCTSPDPPDYCSAESPELKLYQAFIFSVPVFFTFVLLLFFYLFYLRRSRANWQSLRMRTNNLIRGDNTRLECGLKKETREMLPVVIFKESFLIKETQCSVCLADYQPDERLQKIPPCGHTFHINWIDHWLSTNTTCPLCRVSLLPAPKATSIDLDLEAQTAGEESLNVHHHQEGLVDGNTPQEGQAAEADGVSSVQAEEPHSDAAEPLTVTVVAEPQADAEDSPSTTCQTVKGKTYG
- the LOC136470100 gene encoding uncharacterized protein, which produces MSTESQWTMGVGPADDPGQRWHGRALQVAGSAVARPTTAVVRDGRGMPKAPRGESGSTGAGGTTAAAEGGKAGRGRWWRTARRAPAEPGGGGQGEAKARTVVEGGGGPLVAARAASRGQRRGGGVARPRGAGRPLGRGAGEGSRWRQGRGRRRRRRSLY